From the Macaca nemestrina isolate mMacNem1 chromosome 7, mMacNem.hap1, whole genome shotgun sequence genome, one window contains:
- the LOC105488491 gene encoding kelch repeat and BTB domain-containing protein 13 has protein sequence MSRTIFSQGEIFIAPREVFAPREPHSLWWANPRPQWRPPPGRLAMPRGPETPVQVWVGGQLFQADRALLVEHCGFFRGLFRSGMREARAAEVRLGVLSAGGFRVTLQVLRGERPALAAEDELLQAVECAAFLQAPALARFLEHNLTSDNCALLCDAAAAFGLRDVFHSAALFIRDGECELAAELALPEARSYVAALRPSSYVAVSTHTPAPGFLEDASRTLCYLDEEEDAWRTLTALPLEASTLLAGVATLDNKLYIVGGVRGASKEVVELGFCYDPDGGTWREFPSPHQPRYDTALAGFDGRLYAIGGELQRTPVSSVERYDPAAGCWSFVADLPQPAAGVPCAQACGRLFVCLWRPADTTAVVEYAARTDAWLPVADLRRPQSYGHCMVAHRDSLYVVRNGPSDDFLHCAIDCLNLATGQWTALPGQFVNSKGALFTAVVRGDTVYTVNRMFTLLYAIEGGTWRLLREKAGFPRPGSLQTFLLRLPAGAPGPVASTTPEL, from the coding sequence ATGAGCCGTACTATCTTTAGCCAGGGAGAGATATTTATAGCCCCCAGGGAAGTTTTTGCTCCGAGGGAGCCCCACAGTCTGTGGTGGGCGAACCCAAGGCCCCAGTGGCGGCCTCCGCCCGGCCGGCTCGCCATGCCACGGGGCCCGGAAACCCCTGTGCAGGTATGGGTGGGCGGCCAGCTCTTCCAAGCCGACCGCGCCCTGCTCGTTGAGCACTGCGGCTTCTTCCGCGGCCTCTTCCGCTCCGGCATGCGGGAAGCGCGCGCGGCAGAGGTGCGCCTGGGCGTTCTGAGCGCGGGCGGTTTCCGCGTCACGCTGCAGGTGCTGCGCGGCGAGCGGCCGGCGCTGGCAGCGGAGGACGAGCTGCTGCAGGCCGTGGAGTGCGCCGCCTTCCTGCAGGCGCCGGCGCTAGCGCGCTTTCTCGAGCACAACCTCACGTCGGACAACTGCGCATTGCTGTGCGACGCGGCTGCCGCCTTCGGCCTGCGCGACGTATTCCACAGTGCAGCGCTCTTCATCCGCGACGGCGAGTGCGAGCTGGCAGCTGAGCTGGCGCTGCCCGAGGCCCGCTCCTACGTGGCGGCCCTGCGGCCCAGTAGCTACGTGGCCGTGAGCACGCACACACCCGCGCCCGGTTTCCTGGAGGATGCGTCGCGCACGCTGTGCTACCTGGACGAGGAAGAGGACGCGTGGCGCACGTTGACCGCGCTGCCCCTGGAGGCCAGCACGTTGCTGGCCGGGGTGGCCACGCTGGACAACAAGCTTTACATCGTGGGCGGCGTGCGCGGCGCCAGCAAGGAGGTGGTAGAGCTGGGCTTCTGCTACGACCCTGACGGCGGCACGTGGCGCGAGTTCCCCAGCCCGCACCAGCCGCGCTATGACACAGCGCTGGCCGGCTTCGACGGCCGCCTCTACGCCATCGGCGGCGAGCTCCAGAGGACGCCCGTCAGCTCCGTGGAGCGCTACGACCCGGCTGCGGGCTGTTGGAGCTTTGTGGCCGACCTGCCGCAGCCGGCCGCCGGCGTGCCCTGCGCCCAGGCGTGTGGCCGCCTCTTCGTGTGCCTGTGGCGGCCGGCCGACACCACCGCCGTCGTGGAGTACGCGGCGCGGACCGACGCGTGGCTGCCGGTGGCCGACCTGCGGCGTCCGCAGAGCTATGGCCACTGCATGGTGGCCCACCGCGACAGCCTCTATGTGGTGCGCAACGGACCTTCCGACGACTTCCTGCACTGCGCCATCGACTGTCTCAACCTGGCCACGGGCCAGTGGACGGCGCTGCCCGGCCAGTTCGTCAACAGCAAGGGAGCGCTCTTCACGGCCGTGGTGCGCGGCGACACCGTCTATACGGTCAACCGTATGTTCACACTGCTCTACGCCATCGAGGGCGGCACCTGGCGGCTGCTCAGGGAGAAAGCCGGCTTCCCACGGCCCGGCTCCTTGCAGACCTTTCTCCTAAGGCTGCCTGCTGGCGCCCCTGGGCCTGTGGCTTCGACAACGCCAGAACTGTGA